CCGTCGCCACGCCGGGCGCGGCGGCGAAAGCGGCTGCCTCGAACTCCTTCACGAAGTTCCCGCGCTCGATCTCCCCGAGGTCCGCGGCGACCTCGCCGTTCCCGGACCCGACCTCCTTCATCAGCGCTTCGAACGGCTCCCCCGCCTTAGCGCGACCGAGCATCTCCAGCGCGCGGGCCTTCTCGCGGAAGAGCATGTGGCTCACCTTGACCCGCTCCCCCACCTGGTACGCCGCGGGGTTCGCGTCGTAGAGCTTGCGCAGCGCCGCGTCGGAAAGCCCGGGCGCCTTCTCGGCGACGTCGCGCAGCAGCGCTTCGAGGACGATCGACTTGCGCGCCATCGCAACCCGGTCGGCCACGTCGGGGCGGCGGTCGATCCCGCGCCGCAGCGCTTCCCGCATCAGCAGATCGCGGGTGATGACGCTCTCGAGAAACTGCGCCCTGCCCGCGGCGGTTTCGAGGATCGGCCGCACGTAGGGGGGAAGATTCTCCACCTCTTTCAGAAGCGTCGCCTCCGTCAGGGGCTCCCCGTTCACCACGGCGAGGGTCTTCCCCTGCTTTCCGTTCCCGGGGGCGCCCCCGCAGGCGGACGCGACGAACGCGAAAATCACAAACAGAACCGGCATCTTACGCATGAAGCGCCTCTCCTTGGCGAAAAAGTACTGAGGGATGCGATCCGCCATCATATGCTACTGCCCGGTCCGAACCGGTTCAACAGGTTTTTCGCCGCCGCCAGGATCTCCGCGTGATCCTGCCCGGGAAGGCGCATCGCGAGGATCTCCCCGCGAACGAAGGAGAAGGTCTTCCGCTCCCGCGTCACCCAGGAGACCAGTTTCGCCCGGTCGAACGGGGAGTGGGCGGAGAGGGTGAGGAACAGGGAGCCGTCCCCGCGCTTGAGCTCCGCCACTCCCGCGGCGCGCATCGCGGCGCGCATCCGCGCCAGGTCGCACAGCGCGCGGGCGGGGACGGGAAGCCGGCCGAACCGGTCCAGCAGCGCCATCTCGATCTCGTCCGCGGCGTCCACCGTCTTCGCCGACGACAGCTTCCGGTAGAACTCCAGGCGCTCCCCGGCCTCGGCGATGTAGTCGTCCGGAAGGAACGCCGGGACGCGCAGCTCCAGTTCCGGCTCCTCCTCCTGGGCGGCGGCGATCCCCGAGATCTCCGCCACCGTCTCGGAGAGCAGCTGCGTGTACAGCTCGTATCCCACCTGGTGGATCCGCCCCGACTGGTCCCTCCCCAGAAGATTCCCCGCGCCCCGGATCTCGAGGTCGTGGGAGGCGATCCGGAACCCCGAGCCGAGCTCGGTGAGCTCCTCGAGCGCGGAAAGGCGCTTCGTGGCGTCTTTCGTAAGAGAGACGTCCTTCGGAACGAGGAAATACGCGTACGCCCGGTGGCGGTCGCGCCCCACGCGGCCCCGGAGCTGGTACAGCTGGGCCAGCCCGAACCGGTGCGCGTGGTTCACGAGGATCGTGTTCGCGTTGGGAAGATCGAGCCCGGCCTCGATGATCGCGGTGCACAGGAGGATGTCGACGCGCCGCGCCGCGAAGTCGACCATGGCGACGGAAAGGGTCTCCTCGTCCATCTGTCCGTGCCCCACGGCGATCCGCGCGTCGGGGAGCAGCTCGCGCAGGTACCGCTCCATCGCGGGGAGGGTCTGCACCCGGTTGTGCACGAAGAAGACCTGTCCGCCCCGGCGGATCTCCCGATCCACCGCCTCGCGGATCGTCTCGCCCGAGAAGGGGACGACGAAGGTGCGGATCGAGAGGCGGTCCTCGGGGGGGGTGGCGATCAGGCTCACGTCCCGGATCCCGGAGAACGCCATGTGCAGCGTGCGCGGGATCGGCGTGGCCGACAGCGTCAGCACGTCGACGGCGGCGCGCATCCTCTTCAATCGTTCCTTGTGCGCCACCCCGAACCGCTGCTCCTCGTCGATCACCACGAGCCCGAGATTCCTGAACGTGACGTCCCTCTGCAGCAGCCGGTGCGTGCCGATGACGACGTCCACCGTGCCGTTCGCCACCCCTTTCACAACCGCCGCCAAGTCCTTCCGGGCGCGGAACCGGGACAGGTTCGCCACCCGCACGGGATACCCCGCGAGGCGGTGCGTGAACGTCTGGTAATGCTGCTCGGCCAGGAGGGTCGTGGGGACCAGCACCGCCGCCTGCTTCCCCGCCATCACCACCTGGAACGCCGCGCGGATCGCCACCTCGGTCTTGCCGTACCCCACGTCGCCGCAGACGAGCCGGTCCATCGGGCGGGAGGAGGAGAGGTCGGACAGCACCTCGCGGATCACCTGCTCCTGGTCCGGCGTCTCCTCGTGGGGGAACGCCGCCTCGAATTCCCGGAAGACCGCGTCGGGCGGGGGAACGGGGGTCTTCTCGGCCAGCTGGCGCTTCGCCTGCAGGTCCACCAGCTCCTGGGCCATCGCGAGCAGGTCGTCCCGCACCTTCCGTTTGGCGCGCTGCCACGCCGTCCCCCCCAGTCGCGACAGCTGCGCGCGCCCCTCCTCCGACGCCACGTACCGCTGCACCCTGGACATCTTCTCCACGGGGACGAACAGCCGGTCGCCCCCGGCGTACTCGAGGACGAGGTAGTCCCCCTCCGTTCCGGCGGCCGCGCGCCGCAGGAGCCCCCGGTAGATCCCGATGCCGTGATCCACGTGGACCGCCGGATCGTTCACCCGCAGGTCCGCGAGCGAGAACTCCTCGGGGACGGCGATCCGCTCCTTCCTCGGGCGGCGGGCCCGGGCCTTCTCCCCGAAGATCTCGCTCTCGGTGACGATCGCGGCGCGAAGCTCCGGCACGCGGAAGCCCCGGGTGACCTCCGACGTGCACAGGAAGACCCCCCGGTCCCGGGAGAGCGCCTCGCGCAGCGTGTCGACCCGGGTGAGCGGCACGGCGTACCGGGAGAGGAAATCCTCCATCCGGTCCACCTGCGACGGGGAAAGGGAGCTGACGACGAACCGGTCCCCCCGCTTCCACCACGCCTTCGCCTCCTCGGCCAGCGGGTAGAGGAGCCCTTCCGAGGAGGCGGTCGCGGTGCTGCGGCGGATCTCCTCGTTCCCGTCCACCCCCCCGTCCCCCCGGAGCGGCTCCTTCCGCCCGAAGGGGGGGACCTCGATCCCGTCGAAGGCGAGCATCGGGACGCCGGAGAGCGCGGCGACCAGTTCGGCTCCCGGCATGACCAGCCCGGACGGCTCCGGGTACCCCTCCTCCTCCCCCGCGACGACGAAATTCTTCTCCGCCTCCTCGAAGGTGTTCCGGACGGCGGCGACGCATTCCACGGAATCGACCGCCACGACGAAGGCGTCCGCGGGAAGGTACGAAAAGACCGGGGCGGCGCTGCCATAAAGGAACGGCAGGAGCGCGTCCGCGCCATGGAACCGGATCCCCTGGCGAAGGAGGTCGGACCACGGGCGGTCGTCGCGCCCGTCGCACGCCGCCGACAGGCGGTCGTCCCGCGTGATCACCTGCGAGCACGGAAGGATCACGAGCCGTTCCCCGTCCCCCGGCTCCCCGTCCGGCAGCGCTCCCGCCGCCACCGTGCGCTGCGTCGCCGGGTGGAACCACCGCAGCGACTCGACGACGTCGGCGTCCAGCAGGAGCCGCGCCGGAAGCGGATGGGCCGGGCTGTACACGTCGACGATCCCCCCGCGCACCGCGAAATCCCCCGGGTCGACCGCCGCGGGAAGGCGGGCGTAGCCAAGGGTGACCAGGCGCGCGGCGAACGCGTCGACGTCGAGCGTGTCCCCCGGGGATACCGCGACGAACGCGTCGACGAAGACCTCCGGGGGGAAGGTTTTCTCCGCCGCCGCCGCGATCGGGGCGACGACCACGGCGGGGGGCCCGGAAAGGAGCCGGTGGAGCGCGCGCATCCGGTCGTGTACCGCGGGGAGGTGCGGGGCGACCGGCTCGTACGGCGCCGCATCGACGGAAGGGAACGGGAGGACGGCGTCCGGGCCAAGATAGGCGGTCAGTTCCCGCGACGCCTCCTCCGCTTCCTTCTCTCCGGCGCACAGGTACAGGAGCGTGCGCCCGAGCCGCTCGAAGAGCCGGGCCGAGAGGAACGACCGCGCCCCGGGCGGGATCCGCATCCACTGGACACAGGGGGCGGTCCCCCGCTTCGCGAGGGCGAGGGCGACGTGCTCGAACGAGAGCCTGGGGAGGGTGAGGGGCATTTCGTGAATGGATGTCCTGTGGCGCTGCGGGGAGTTACGCGGCGTCGCGGGGAACGGCGAGCATCGCGTCGAGGGCCGCCTTCGCACGGACCCGCACCGCTTCCGGCACGGTGATGACGGGCGAGAGGGAGACGAGCGCGTCCCGCACGTCTTCCAGCGTCGTGAGCTTCATGTTCGGGCACAGGAGGGCGCGCGAGGCGATGTGGAACCGCTTCCCCGGGTTCTCCTTCCGGAGCCGGTAGAGGATCCCCATCTCCGTGCCGACGATGAACTCCTTCGCCGGGGAGCGCCGGCACCAGGCGTACATCCCCGCCGTGGAGAGGACCGCGTCCGCCATCGCCACCACCGCGGGCGGGCACTCGGGGTGGACCACGAGCACGGCGTCGGGGTGGGCCTCCTTCGCCTTCACCGTGGCGTCGACGGTCAGCCGCTCGTGGGTCGGGCAGTAGCCGTCCCACCACGTGAGCGGGCGGCCCGACACCTTCGCCACCCACTGCGCGAGGTTCCGGTCGGGGACCATGAAGATCTCCTTCCCCGCCGGGATCGACTTCACCACGTTCACCGCGTTGCCCGAGGTGCAGCAGACGTCGGAGAGGGCCTTCACCTCCGCGGTGGAGTTGACGTACGTCACGACGACCGCGCCGGGATGCGCTCCCCGGTACGCCACGAGGTCGGGCCCGGTGATCATGTCCGCCATCGGGCACCCCGCGTCCTCGCGCGGCAGCAGGACGGTCTTTTCCGGCGAGAGGATCGCCGCGCTCTCCGCCATGAAGTGGACGCCGCAGAAGACGATCACGTCCGCCGGCGTTTTCGCCGCCTCCTGCGAGAGCCCCAGCGAGTCGCCCGTGATATCGGCGATCTCCTGCACCTCGTCCCGCTGGTAGTTGTGCGCCAGCAGGATCGCGTTGCGCTCTTTCAGCAGCTTCCTGATCTCGGCCTTGAGCGCCGGCAGTTCCTTCCGCATCGCGTTCCTACTCCTTTTCCCGCTTCAGCGCCCGCGAGAAGAGCGCGTTCACCGCTTCCCGGACGTCTTTCCCCTCGTGGAGGATGCCGTGCACCTGCTCCGAGATCGGCATCGGCACCCCCGTGCGGCGCGACAGCTCGACCGCGGAGACCGCCGTCCGGACCCCCTCGGCGACCATCGTCATCCCGGCGAGGATGTCCCCGATCCTCTCTCCCCGCCCCACGCGCATTCCCACGGTCCGGTTCCGGGAGAGGTCGCCCGTGCAGGTGAGGACCAGGTCCCCCATCCCCGAGAGCCCCGCGAACGTCTGCGGATGC
This region of Deltaproteobacteria bacterium CG2_30_66_27 genomic DNA includes:
- a CDS encoding quinolinate synthase, whose translation is MRKELPALKAEIRKLLKERNAILLAHNYQRDEVQEIADITGDSLGLSQEAAKTPADVIVFCGVHFMAESAAILSPEKTVLLPREDAGCPMADMITGPDLVAYRGAHPGAVVVTYVNSTAEVKALSDVCCTSGNAVNVVKSIPAGKEIFMVPDRNLAQWVAKVSGRPLTWWDGYCPTHERLTVDATVKAKEAHPDAVLVVHPECPPAVVAMADAVLSTAGMYAWCRRSPAKEFIVGTEMGILYRLRKENPGKRFHIASRALLCPNMKLTTLEDVRDALVSLSPVITVPEAVRVRAKAALDAMLAVPRDAA
- a CDS encoding transcription-repair coupling factor, translating into MPLTLPRLSFEHVALALAKRGTAPCVQWMRIPPGARSFLSARLFERLGRTLLYLCAGEKEAEEASRELTAYLGPDAVLPFPSVDAAPYEPVAPHLPAVHDRMRALHRLLSGPPAVVVAPIAAAAEKTFPPEVFVDAFVAVSPGDTLDVDAFAARLVTLGYARLPAAVDPGDFAVRGGIVDVYSPAHPLPARLLLDADVVESLRWFHPATQRTVAAGALPDGEPGDGERLVILPCSQVITRDDRLSAACDGRDDRPWSDLLRQGIRFHGADALLPFLYGSAAPVFSYLPADAFVVAVDSVECVAAVRNTFEEAEKNFVVAGEEEGYPEPSGLVMPGAELVAALSGVPMLAFDGIEVPPFGRKEPLRGDGGVDGNEEIRRSTATASSEGLLYPLAEEAKAWWKRGDRFVVSSLSPSQVDRMEDFLSRYAVPLTRVDTLREALSRDRGVFLCTSEVTRGFRVPELRAAIVTESEIFGEKARARRPRKERIAVPEEFSLADLRVNDPAVHVDHGIGIYRGLLRRAAAGTEGDYLVLEYAGGDRLFVPVEKMSRVQRYVASEEGRAQLSRLGGTAWQRAKRKVRDDLLAMAQELVDLQAKRQLAEKTPVPPPDAVFREFEAAFPHEETPDQEQVIREVLSDLSSSRPMDRLVCGDVGYGKTEVAIRAAFQVVMAGKQAAVLVPTTLLAEQHYQTFTHRLAGYPVRVANLSRFRARKDLAAVVKGVANGTVDVVIGTHRLLQRDVTFRNLGLVVIDEEQRFGVAHKERLKRMRAAVDVLTLSATPIPRTLHMAFSGIRDVSLIATPPEDRLSIRTFVVPFSGETIREAVDREIRRGGQVFFVHNRVQTLPAMERYLRELLPDARIAVGHGQMDEETLSVAMVDFAARRVDILLCTAIIEAGLDLPNANTILVNHAHRFGLAQLYQLRGRVGRDRHRAYAYFLVPKDVSLTKDATKRLSALEELTELGSGFRIASHDLEIRGAGNLLGRDQSGRIHQVGYELYTQLLSETVAEISGIAAAQEEEPELELRVPAFLPDDYIAEAGERLEFYRKLSSAKTVDAADEIEMALLDRFGRLPVPARALCDLARMRAAMRAAGVAELKRGDGSLFLTLSAHSPFDRAKLVSWVTRERKTFSFVRGEILAMRLPGQDHAEILAAAKNLLNRFGPGSSI